The following proteins are encoded in a genomic region of Candidatus Dormiibacterota bacterium:
- a CDS encoding CBS domain-containing protein, producing MTCPDCGHENIDGVDACDHCGQDLSSIDIPTPQGGLQGTILKTPLRDLSPAQALIVSPPEPVADVVRKMRERRLGSVLVMDGGQLVGIFTERDALTRLTGQTFDLKTLPVREVMTKDPKALRDEDTVAAAMHYMAVGNYRHIPILTPGLPPRFVSVRGVLRFLNDHAR from the coding sequence ATGACCTGCCCCGACTGCGGCCACGAGAACATCGACGGCGTGGACGCCTGCGACCACTGCGGTCAGGACCTGAGCTCGATCGACATCCCCACGCCCCAGGGAGGACTGCAGGGCACCATCCTGAAGACGCCGCTTCGAGACCTCTCACCGGCGCAGGCGCTCATCGTTTCGCCGCCCGAGCCGGTCGCCGACGTGGTGCGGAAGATGCGCGAGCGCCGGCTGGGAAGCGTGCTGGTGATGGACGGCGGCCAGCTGGTCGGCATCTTCACCGAGCGTGACGCCCTGACCCGCCTCACCGGACAGACGTTCGACCTGAAAACGCTTCCCGTGCGCGAAGTGATGACCAAGGATCCCAAGGCCCTCAGGGACGAGGACACGGTCGCCGCCGCGATGCACTACATGGCCGTCGGCAACTACCGCCACATCCCGATCCTGACTCCGGGCCTTCCGCCGCGTTTCGTGTCGGTCCGCGGCGTCCTGCGCTTTCTCAACGATCACGCGCGGTAG
- a CDS encoding 2-oxoacid:ferredoxin oxidoreductase subunit beta: protein MGIDVKEPKPTRADFATDQTVRWCPGCGDYSILAQVQKVMPELGIARENIVFVSGIGCSSRFPYYMNTYGFHSIHGRAPTIATGIKVSRPDLSVWVVTGDGDGLSIGGNHLIHAMRRNLDIKILLFNNRIYGLTKGQYSPTSEFGKKTKSSPFGTAEQPINPLGVALASECTFVARSVDIDTHHLSSIVERAARHKGTAFIEIYQNCNIFNDGAFDDFVAREVRTERMVQLEHGKPVIFGKDRRKGIRLRGVHPEVVTIGENGVTEKDLLVHDEAAQEPTLAYLLSRMTYPDYPVPVGVFYRADRPRLEEILEQQSIQATARLGAGSIERLLKSGATWTVT from the coding sequence ATGGGCATAGACGTCAAAGAGCCGAAGCCGACACGGGCCGATTTCGCGACGGATCAGACCGTCCGCTGGTGCCCCGGCTGCGGCGATTACTCCATACTGGCGCAGGTTCAGAAGGTAATGCCCGAGTTGGGCATAGCGCGCGAGAACATCGTGTTCGTGTCCGGGATCGGCTGCAGCAGCCGGTTTCCTTATTACATGAACACGTACGGCTTCCACAGCATCCACGGCCGCGCCCCCACGATCGCCACGGGCATCAAGGTCTCGCGCCCCGACCTGTCGGTCTGGGTGGTGACGGGCGACGGCGACGGATTGTCGATCGGCGGCAACCACCTGATCCACGCCATGCGGCGCAACCTCGACATCAAGATCCTGCTGTTCAACAACCGGATCTACGGCCTGACCAAGGGGCAGTACTCGCCGACGAGCGAGTTCGGCAAGAAGACCAAGTCGAGCCCGTTCGGCACCGCCGAGCAGCCGATCAACCCGCTGGGTGTGGCCCTGGCCTCCGAGTGCACCTTCGTGGCGCGCTCGGTGGACATCGACACGCACCACCTGTCGTCGATCGTGGAGCGGGCGGCACGGCACAAGGGGACCGCCTTCATCGAGATCTACCAGAACTGCAACATCTTCAACGACGGCGCCTTCGACGATTTCGTCGCCCGCGAGGTGCGCACCGAGCGGATGGTGCAGCTCGAGCACGGCAAGCCGGTCATCTTCGGGAAGGATCGGCGCAAAGGGATCCGCCTGCGCGGCGTGCATCCCGAGGTCGTGACGATAGGCGAGAACGGAGTCACGGAGAAGGATCTCCTGGTCCACGACGAGGCGGCCCAGGAGCCGACCCTGGCGTACCTGCTGTCCCGGATGACCTATCCCGATTACCCGGTCCCGGTCGGGGTTTTCTACCGGGCCGACCGGCCGCGTCTGGAGGAGATCCTCGAGCAGCAGAGCATCCAGGCGACCGCGCGGCTCGGGGCGGGAAGCATCGAACGACTGCTCAAGTCGGGCGCGACCTGGACGGTGACCTAG
- a CDS encoding 2-oxoacid:acceptor oxidoreductase subunit alpha: MSTQTEVVPSKAKVTELDTVVIRFAGDSGDGMQLTGTQFADTTAMVGNDLATLPDFPAEIRAPAGTLAGVSGYQISFSSHDIKTPGDQPNVLVAMNPAALKTNIGDLEEGGILIVDIDAFTEGNLSKAGYKTNPLKDGGLAGFRVFDIPLTALTLKAVSEAGLSGRQATRCKNFFALGLVFWLYERPVDYTRDWIEKKFKNSEQMAKANTLALQAGYNYADTTEVFTTHFRVRKANLEPGTYRKITGNEATAMGFISAALISGRPLFYGSYPITPASDILHELSRYKNYPVTTFQAEDEISAIGAAIGSAYGGALGLTGTSGPGVALKSEAIGLAVMTELPLVIANIQRGGPSTGLPTKTEQADLMQAILGRNGECPVAVVAPATPADCYTMAIEAFRIATKHMTPVFFLSDGYLGNGAEPWKIPGPQDLPKFEVKFRTEKEGFQPYLRDPKTLARPWAVPGTPGLEHRIGGLEKEDVTGNVSYDPENHEKMVRLRAEKIARIADDIPPVRVMGKDTGRLLVVGWGSTFGAIASAVEELQAKGQPVSSIHLRYLNPFPANLGDVLKRFDKVLVPELNLGQLRMLIRARYLVDAIGLNKVQGKPFRVSEITKAIEGILRG; encoded by the coding sequence GTGAGTACACAGACCGAGGTCGTCCCCTCCAAAGCCAAGGTCACCGAGCTCGACACTGTCGTGATACGTTTCGCCGGCGATTCCGGCGACGGCATGCAGCTGACCGGGACGCAGTTCGCCGACACGACGGCCATGGTCGGCAACGATCTGGCCACCCTGCCCGACTTCCCGGCCGAGATCCGCGCCCCCGCCGGCACGCTCGCCGGAGTCTCCGGCTACCAGATCTCGTTCTCGTCCCACGACATCAAGACGCCGGGCGACCAGCCGAACGTACTGGTGGCCATGAACCCCGCGGCCCTGAAGACCAACATCGGCGACCTCGAGGAAGGGGGCATCCTGATCGTCGACATCGACGCCTTCACCGAGGGGAACCTTTCGAAGGCTGGGTACAAGACGAACCCGCTCAAGGACGGCGGTCTCGCCGGCTTCCGGGTCTTCGACATCCCGCTCACGGCCCTGACCCTGAAGGCGGTCTCGGAGGCCGGACTGAGCGGACGGCAGGCGACGCGTTGCAAGAACTTCTTCGCCCTGGGGCTGGTGTTCTGGCTGTACGAGCGCCCCGTCGATTACACGCGCGATTGGATCGAGAAGAAGTTCAAGAACAGCGAGCAGATGGCCAAGGCCAACACGCTCGCCCTCCAGGCCGGTTACAACTACGCGGACACGACGGAGGTGTTCACCACGCACTTCCGCGTGCGCAAGGCGAATCTCGAGCCCGGCACCTACCGCAAGATCACGGGGAACGAGGCGACGGCGATGGGGTTCATCAGCGCGGCGCTCATCTCGGGCCGCCCGCTGTTCTACGGCTCCTATCCGATCACGCCGGCGAGCGACATCCTGCACGAGCTGTCGCGTTACAAGAACTACCCGGTCACCACCTTCCAGGCAGAAGACGAGATCAGCGCCATCGGGGCGGCGATCGGTTCCGCCTACGGCGGCGCCCTCGGACTGACCGGGACGAGCGGCCCGGGCGTGGCGCTGAAGAGCGAGGCGATCGGGCTGGCGGTGATGACCGAGCTGCCGCTGGTCATCGCGAACATCCAGCGCGGCGGGCCGTCGACCGGTCTGCCGACCAAGACCGAGCAGGCCGACCTGATGCAGGCGATCCTCGGGCGCAACGGCGAGTGTCCGGTGGCGGTCGTCGCCCCGGCCACGCCGGCCGACTGCTACACCATGGCGATCGAGGCGTTCCGCATCGCCACCAAGCACATGACCCCCGTCTTCTTCCTGTCCGACGGGTATCTCGGAAACGGCGCCGAGCCGTGGAAGATCCCGGGCCCCCAGGACCTGCCGAAGTTCGAAGTGAAGTTCCGCACCGAGAAGGAAGGCTTCCAGCCGTACCTGCGCGACCCGAAGACGCTGGCGCGCCCGTGGGCCGTCCCCGGGACGCCCGGTCTCGAGCATCGCATCGGGGGACTGGAGAAGGAGGACGTCACCGGCAACGTGTCCTACGATCCGGAGAACCACGAGAAGATGGTCCGTCTGCGCGCCGAGAAGATCGCCCGCATCGCCGACGACATCCCGCCGGTGCGCGTGATGGGCAAAGACACCGGCAGGCTGCTCGTGGTCGGATGGGGGAGCACGTTCGGGGCGATCGCCTCGGCGGTCGAGGAGCTGCAGGCGAAGGGGCAGCCGGTCTCGTCGATCCACCTGCGCTACCTCAACCCGTTCCCCGCGAACCTGGGGGACGTCCTGAAGCGATTCGACAAGGTGCTGGTCCCCGAGCTCAACCTGGGGCAGCTGCGCATGCTGATCCGCGCCCGATACCTGGTGGACGCGATCGGTCTCAACAAGGTCCAGGGAAAGCCGTTCAGGGTCTCGGAGATCACGAAGGCGATCGAAGGGATCCTGCGAGGATAA
- a CDS encoding CBS domain-containing protein, with the protein MTIEQALRHEHLGNLPLSKPATVPPGTSLEATLRLMREQGHGCVLVCEGDRLVGIFTERDVLNKLIGSGVSETETVDRFMTPHPASLTPRHTLGDAVRLMTEHGYRHIPLLDERGRRAGLVAARDIVHYIAEHFPAEVVNLPPRLNQVFNTPEGA; encoded by the coding sequence ATGACGATTGAACAGGCCCTCAGGCACGAGCACCTGGGGAACCTGCCTCTCTCCAAGCCGGCGACCGTCCCGCCCGGCACGAGCCTCGAAGCGACCCTGCGGCTGATGCGCGAGCAGGGGCACGGCTGCGTGCTGGTGTGCGAGGGGGATCGCCTGGTCGGGATCTTCACCGAGAGAGACGTCCTCAACAAGCTGATCGGGAGCGGCGTGAGCGAGACGGAAACCGTCGACCGCTTCATGACCCCGCATCCCGCGTCGCTGACACCCCGGCACACGCTCGGGGACGCCGTCCGGCTGATGACGGAGCACGGTTACCGGCACATCCCGCTCCTGGACGAGCGCGGCCGCCGGGCCGGCCTGGTGGCGGCGCGCGACATCGTGCACTACATCGCGGAGCATTTTCCGGCGGAGGTGGTCAACCTGCCTCCCCGACTGAATCAAGTCTTCAACACCCCGGAAGGAGCCTGA